One window of the Pseudomonas knackmussii B13 genome contains the following:
- a CDS encoding YajQ family cyclic di-GMP-binding protein, translated as MPSFDVVSELDKHELTNALDNAGKELDRRFDLKGKCSFEPKDKAVTLTAEADFMLEQMLDILRGSLIKRKIDIQCMEIKDAFPSGKVVKQEVNFREGIDKELAKKIVGLIKDKKMKVQAAIQGEQVRVTGKKRDDLQEAIALLRGESLGMPLQFNNFRD; from the coding sequence ATGCCTTCGTTCGACGTGGTGTCCGAACTGGACAAACACGAATTGACCAACGCCCTGGACAACGCCGGCAAGGAGCTGGACCGCCGTTTCGACCTCAAGGGCAAATGCAGCTTCGAGCCTAAGGACAAGGCCGTGACCCTGACTGCCGAAGCCGACTTCATGCTCGAGCAGATGCTCGACATCCTCCGCGGCAGCCTGATCAAGCGCAAGATCGATATCCAGTGCATGGAGATCAAGGACGCCTTCCCGTCGGGCAAGGTGGTCAAGCAGGAAGTGAACTTCCGCGAGGGTATCGACAAGGAGCTGGCGAAGAAGATCGTCGGCCTGATCAAGGACAAGAAGATGAAGGTCCAGGCCGCTATCCAGGGCGAGCAGGTGCGCGTCACCGGCAAGAAGCGCGACGACCTGCAGGAAGCCATCGCCCTGCTGCGCGGCGAGTCGCTCGGCATGCCCTTGCAGTTCAACAACTTCCGCGACTGA
- a CDS encoding response regulator, producing MPNNHLSILVVDDAKFSSAMIGRALNQAGYLNVRFASSASEALQLLEQEPVSVLLADWLMPEMDGLELTARVRQLDESGDHYTYIILLTGKEGDNVLAEAFDRGVDDFVSKAAMSEQLVPRVLAADRLCNTLQRLLVENRLLTQNITSLEERNLVDSATGLGNLRYLRQKLADSIRQVESRGGAVCYMLIGLPELHELSERHGPGFQQELLHGIGRRLQQLVRPLDVLTRIDECHFGLITLLEDLQECSPSSFRRLHEGLNLKAFKTREGFITLKAGIGLVGLDAKSLPVQVDELLELGRTLLPDAFASGRINASRLSGVR from the coding sequence ATGCCCAACAACCATCTGAGCATCCTGGTGGTCGACGACGCCAAGTTCTCCAGCGCCATGATCGGCCGCGCCCTGAACCAGGCCGGCTACCTCAACGTGCGTTTCGCCAGCAGCGCCAGCGAAGCCCTGCAATTGCTTGAACAGGAACCGGTCAGCGTGCTCCTCGCCGACTGGCTGATGCCGGAAATGGATGGCCTGGAACTGACCGCCCGGGTACGCCAGCTCGACGAGAGCGGCGACCACTACACCTACATCATCCTGCTCACCGGCAAAGAGGGCGACAACGTGCTGGCCGAGGCCTTCGACCGCGGCGTCGACGACTTCGTCAGCAAGGCTGCGATGAGCGAGCAGCTGGTACCACGCGTGCTGGCGGCCGACCGCCTGTGCAACACCCTGCAGCGCCTGCTGGTGGAGAACCGCCTGCTGACCCAGAACATCACCAGCCTGGAGGAGCGCAACCTGGTCGACAGCGCCACCGGACTGGGCAACCTGCGCTACCTGCGGCAGAAGCTCGCCGACAGCATCCGCCAGGTCGAATCCCGCGGCGGCGCGGTCTGCTACATGCTGATCGGCTTGCCCGAGCTCCATGAGCTCAGCGAGCGTCACGGCCCGGGCTTCCAGCAGGAGCTGCTGCACGGCATCGGCCGGCGCCTGCAGCAACTGGTGCGTCCGCTCGACGTGCTGACGCGCATCGACGAGTGCCACTTCGGCCTGATCACCCTGCTCGAAGACCTCCAGGAGTGCTCGCCGAGCAGCTTCCGCCGCCTGCACGAAGGCCTCAACCTCAAGGCATTCAAGACCCGCGAAGGCTTCATCACCCTCAAGGCCGGCATCGGCCTGGTCGGCCTCGACGCCAAGTCGCTGCCGGTGCAGGTCGACGAGCTCCTGGAGCTGGGGCGCACCCTGCTGCCAGACGCCTTCGCCAGCGGGCGGATCAACGCCAGCCGGCTGTCCGGGGTGCGCTAG
- a CDS encoding putative 2-dehydropantoate 2-reductase yields the protein MIWYILGAGSLGSLWATRLARAGQPVQLLLRDRQRLAAYRERGGLTLCEDGRETLYPIPAETAGHGGTPIHRLLLASKAYDAEEAAASVAARLAPDAEIILLQNGLGSQQAVAAHLPRARCLYASSTEGAFRDGDFRVVFAGRGQTWLGDERGGPAPAWLADLESAEIPVQWSGDILERLWRKLALNCAINPLTVLHHCRNGELANHAEEVAGLCDELGHLLHACGYTLAARELQGEVERVIDATARNFSSMYQDVANGRRTEIAYLLAHACNEGRRRNLAQPRLEAVHLRLRELLRQRGLPEA from the coding sequence ATGATCTGGTACATCCTCGGCGCCGGCAGCCTCGGCAGCCTCTGGGCCACCCGCCTGGCCCGCGCCGGCCAGCCGGTGCAGCTGCTGCTGCGTGACCGGCAACGCCTGGCGGCCTATCGCGAACGCGGCGGCCTCACCCTCTGTGAAGATGGCCGCGAAACGCTCTACCCGATTCCCGCGGAAACCGCCGGCCACGGCGGCACCCCCATCCATCGCCTGCTCCTGGCCAGCAAGGCCTACGACGCCGAAGAAGCGGCCGCCAGCGTAGCCGCGCGCCTGGCCCCGGATGCCGAGATCATCCTTCTGCAGAACGGCCTGGGCAGTCAGCAGGCCGTTGCCGCGCACCTGCCACGGGCACGCTGCCTGTACGCATCGAGCACCGAAGGCGCGTTCCGCGACGGCGACTTCCGCGTGGTATTCGCCGGCCGCGGACAAACCTGGCTCGGTGACGAACGCGGCGGCCCGGCACCGGCCTGGCTGGCCGACCTGGAAAGCGCCGAGATTCCCGTGCAGTGGAGCGGCGACATCCTCGAACGCCTATGGCGCAAGCTTGCGCTCAACTGTGCGATCAACCCGCTGACAGTGCTACACCATTGCCGCAACGGCGAGCTGGCCAACCACGCAGAGGAAGTCGCCGGGCTCTGTGACGAGCTCGGTCATCTGCTGCACGCCTGCGGTTACACCCTGGCCGCGCGGGAACTGCAAGGCGAAGTGGAGCGGGTAATCGACGCCACCGCACGCAACTTCTCGTCCATGTACCAGGACGTCGCCAACGGCCGCCGCACCGAGATCGCCTATCTGCTGGCCCACGCGTGCAACGAAGGACGCCGCCGCAACCTGGCCCAGCCAAGGCTGGAAGCAGTGCATCTGCGTCTGCGCGAACTGTTGCGCCAGCGCGGATTGCCGGAGGCCTGA
- a CDS encoding sensor histidine kinase, which translates to MPSFVNLRQRLENLPVGKKILAALLVLLATVMLVANLAFISAAYWISQDSVAPQALQTIGRLIANPALSYPALSSPEQANALLEQLDDYQPLRAAALYDPDGQRIAQSPREGAVELPKHLEHLERWREHEYRLNALFELPQPGGRNGYLLLVASSELPGAFYTGTLSASLAILAVSVLLWMLIARQIRRLITRPIRSLEELSLQVTHEENYSLRAEPGNADEIGRLADAFNTMLTRIEAREQQLKRARDDAQEAVAQAQGLAEETRRSNRKLELEVQVRSKIEKKLTGFQNYLNSIIDSMPSALIAVDEQLYVTQWNEEASRLSGTSLDDAVNQPVFLAFPSLKPFLLQLTRAAEQHKVERVERVTWALTDSPRHYALTFYPLMGGTGRGAVIRIDDITERLGMEELMVQSEKMLSVGGLAAGMAHEINNPLGAILHNVQNIRRRLSNDLPKNLEVAGEIGIDLEDLNHYLEAREIPKLMDGIQYAGSRAAKIVTHMLAFSRRSHRQMSPCELPALIEQAVEIASNDFDLAGGFDFKSLEIVQEFDPRLGPVPAIANELEQVLLNLLKNAAQAIHQRDDEEEGELGRITLRTLYNPPWAEIQVQDNGVGMPENVRKRIFEPFFTTKEVGQGTGLGLSVSYFIITNNHKGQMEVQSELGQGTCFTLRLPLADETPTAPLLPAVRSKEL; encoded by the coding sequence ATGCCCTCCTTCGTCAACCTGCGCCAGCGCCTGGAAAACCTGCCGGTCGGCAAGAAGATCCTCGCCGCCCTGCTGGTGCTGCTGGCCACCGTCATGCTGGTGGCCAACCTGGCCTTCATCAGCGCCGCCTACTGGATCTCGCAGGACAGCGTGGCGCCACAGGCGCTGCAGACCATCGGCCGCCTGATCGCCAACCCAGCCCTGAGCTATCCGGCGCTGAGCTCGCCGGAACAGGCCAACGCCTTGCTCGAGCAGCTCGACGACTACCAGCCGCTACGCGCCGCCGCGCTATATGATCCTGATGGCCAGCGCATCGCCCAATCACCGCGCGAAGGCGCCGTAGAGCTGCCCAAGCATCTTGAGCACCTCGAACGCTGGCGCGAACACGAATACCGCCTCAACGCCCTCTTCGAACTCCCCCAGCCCGGCGGCCGTAACGGCTACCTGCTGCTGGTGGCCAGCAGCGAGCTGCCCGGTGCCTTCTACACCGGCACCCTCAGCGCCTCGCTGGCGATCCTCGCAGTCAGCGTGCTGCTCTGGATGCTCATCGCCCGGCAGATTCGCCGCCTGATCACCCGGCCGATCCGCAGCCTGGAAGAGCTGTCGCTGCAGGTGACCCACGAGGAGAACTACTCGCTGCGCGCCGAGCCCGGCAACGCCGACGAAATCGGCCGCCTGGCCGACGCCTTCAACACCATGCTGACCCGCATCGAAGCCCGCGAGCAGCAGCTCAAGCGCGCCCGCGACGACGCCCAGGAAGCCGTGGCACAGGCCCAGGGCCTGGCCGAGGAAACCCGTCGCTCGAACCGCAAGCTGGAACTGGAAGTCCAGGTGCGCAGCAAGATCGAGAAGAAGCTCACCGGCTTCCAGAACTACCTCAACAGCATCATCGACTCGATGCCTTCCGCGCTGATCGCGGTGGACGAGCAGCTCTACGTTACCCAGTGGAACGAAGAGGCCAGCCGCCTCTCCGGCACCAGCCTCGACGACGCGGTGAACCAGCCGGTTTTCCTCGCATTCCCCTCGCTCAAGCCCTTCCTCCTGCAGCTCACCCGCGCCGCCGAACAACACAAGGTCGAACGCGTCGAGCGGGTGACCTGGGCGCTGACCGACTCGCCGCGCCACTACGCCCTGACCTTCTATCCGCTGATGGGCGGCACCGGCCGTGGCGCGGTGATCCGCATCGACGACATCACCGAACGCCTGGGCATGGAAGAGCTGATGGTGCAGTCGGAGAAGATGCTCTCGGTAGGCGGTCTCGCCGCCGGCATGGCGCACGAGATCAACAACCCGCTGGGGGCGATCCTGCACAACGTGCAGAACATCCGCCGGCGCCTGTCGAACGACCTGCCGAAGAACCTCGAAGTGGCCGGGGAGATCGGCATCGACCTGGAAGACCTCAATCACTACCTCGAAGCACGCGAGATTCCCAAGCTGATGGATGGCATCCAGTACGCCGGCTCGCGGGCGGCGAAGATCGTCACCCACATGCTCGCCTTCAGCCGCCGCAGCCACCGGCAGATGTCGCCCTGCGAACTGCCGGCGCTCATCGAGCAGGCCGTGGAGATCGCCAGCAACGACTTCGACCTCGCCGGCGGCTTCGACTTCAAGTCGCTGGAAATCGTCCAGGAGTTCGACCCGCGCCTGGGCCCCGTGCCGGCGATCGCCAACGAACTCGAGCAGGTACTGCTCAACCTGCTGAAGAACGCCGCCCAGGCCATCCACCAGCGCGACGACGAAGAGGAAGGCGAGCTGGGCCGCATCACCCTGCGCACCCTGTACAACCCGCCGTGGGCCGAAATCCAGGTCCAGGACAACGGTGTCGGCATGCCGGAAAACGTGCGCAAACGCATCTTCGAGCCGTTCTTCACCACCAAGGAAGTCGGCCAGGGCACCGGCCTGGGCCTGTCGGTCTCGTACTTCATCATCACCAACAACCACAAGGGGCAGATGGAGGTGCAGTCCGAGCTCGGCCAAGGCACCTGCTTCACCCTGCGCCTGCCGCTGGCCGACGAAACACCCACCGCGCCGCTGCTGCCGGCGGTACGCAGCAAGGAGCTCTGA
- a CDS encoding cob(I)yrinic acid a,c-diamide adenosyltransferase, which translates to MGYRLSKIYTRTGDAGETGLADGRRVPKHHPRIEAIGCVDELNSQLGLLLADLQEARSAALDQLTSVLAPIQHRLFDLGGELAMPEYRALGDQEVERLEQAIDAWNEELEPLKDFILPGGSRLVAQIHVCRSLARKAERRCQQLNLEEPLEGAGLRYLNRLSDLLFVAARIAAKRQGVAEVLWKAADKPT; encoded by the coding sequence ATGGGCTATCGCCTGTCGAAGATCTACACCCGTACCGGCGACGCCGGCGAAACCGGCCTGGCCGATGGCCGTCGGGTACCCAAGCATCATCCGCGCATCGAAGCGATCGGCTGCGTGGACGAACTGAACAGTCAATTGGGCCTGTTGCTAGCCGATCTCCAGGAAGCCCGAAGCGCGGCGCTGGACCAGCTGACCAGCGTGCTGGCGCCCATCCAGCATCGCCTGTTCGATCTCGGCGGCGAACTGGCGATGCCCGAATACCGCGCCCTGGGCGATCAGGAAGTGGAAAGACTGGAACAGGCTATCGACGCCTGGAACGAAGAGCTCGAACCGCTGAAGGACTTCATCCTCCCCGGTGGCTCGCGCCTGGTGGCGCAGATCCACGTATGCCGCAGCCTGGCGCGCAAGGCCGAACGCCGCTGTCAGCAACTGAACCTGGAAGAACCGTTGGAAGGCGCAGGCCTGCGCTACCTGAACAGATTGTCAGACCTGCTGTTCGTCGCCGCGCGCATCGCCGCCAAGCGCCAGGGCGTCGCGGAAGTGCTGTGGAAGGCGGCAGACAAACCGACTTGA
- a CDS encoding Nudix family hydrolase, producing MKRVHVAAAVIRGADGRVLIARRPDDKHQGGLWEFPGGKVEEGEPVQAALARELEEELGIRVQQARPLIRVAHDYPDKQVLLDVWEVSAFDGEPHGAEGQPLAWVSPRELPDYDFPAANRPIVQAARLPERYLITPDGLEPQEIVQGIRAAVASGVRLIQLRAPNMYSPEYRDLAVDAVGLCAGKAQLMLKGPLEWLGDFPSAGWHLTAEQLRKYAPNGRPFPVDRLLAASCHNAEELALASAMGVDFITLSPVQATESHPGEPALGWEAAQALIGGFNQPVFLLGGLGPQDVERAWQIGAQGVAGIRAFWPKAEG from the coding sequence GTGAAACGAGTACATGTCGCCGCCGCCGTGATTCGCGGCGCCGATGGTCGGGTGCTGATCGCCCGGCGCCCGGACGACAAGCACCAGGGCGGCCTCTGGGAGTTCCCGGGCGGCAAGGTGGAGGAGGGCGAGCCGGTTCAGGCGGCCCTCGCCCGTGAACTGGAAGAGGAGCTGGGGATTCGCGTCCAGCAGGCCCGCCCGTTGATCCGCGTGGCCCACGACTATCCGGACAAGCAGGTGCTCCTGGATGTCTGGGAGGTCTCGGCGTTCGACGGAGAGCCCCATGGCGCCGAAGGCCAGCCGCTGGCCTGGGTATCGCCACGCGAGCTGCCGGACTACGACTTTCCGGCAGCCAACCGGCCGATCGTGCAAGCCGCTCGTTTGCCCGAGCGCTACCTGATCACGCCCGATGGCCTGGAGCCGCAGGAGATCGTGCAGGGCATTCGCGCCGCGGTGGCGAGCGGTGTTCGCCTGATCCAGCTGCGCGCGCCGAACATGTATTCCCCGGAGTACCGCGATCTGGCGGTGGACGCTGTCGGTTTGTGTGCCGGCAAGGCGCAGCTGATGCTCAAGGGGCCGCTGGAGTGGCTGGGCGACTTCCCGTCCGCCGGCTGGCACCTGACTGCCGAGCAACTGCGCAAGTACGCGCCCAACGGCCGGCCGTTCCCCGTCGATCGCCTGCTTGCCGCGTCTTGCCACAACGCGGAGGAGCTGGCGCTGGCCAGTGCGATGGGCGTGGACTTCATCACCTTGTCGCCGGTGCAGGCCACCGAGAGCCATCCGGGCGAGCCCGCGTTGGGTTGGGAAGCCGCACAGGCGCTGATCGGGGGCTTCAACCAGCCGGTGTTCCTGCTGGGGGGGCTCGGTCCGCAGGATGTCGAGCGTGCCTGGCAGATCGGTGCGCAGGGCGTGGCGGGTATTCGCGCGTTCTGGCCCAAGGCCGAGGGGTAG
- a CDS encoding glutathione S-transferase family protein: protein MSLTLVIGSKNTSSWSLRAWLVMQLSGAEFDEVLIPLGGADTARRIREHSPTGKVPLLKCEDGPIWDSLAISEYIAECYPEAYLWPRGEAARALARSVCAEMHSGFVALRSNMPMDLQRHQPLAKVPAEVEADIARIVELWTLCRQRFGQDGPFLFGHASIADAFYAPVATRFRSYAVELPPLAKAYVDTIYQWAAFQPWLKAALAERH, encoded by the coding sequence ATGTCCCTGACCCTGGTGATTGGCAGCAAGAACACTTCTTCCTGGTCGCTGCGTGCCTGGCTGGTCATGCAGCTGTCCGGCGCGGAGTTCGACGAGGTGCTGATTCCGCTTGGCGGAGCCGACACCGCCCGGCGAATTCGCGAGCATTCGCCTACGGGCAAGGTTCCGCTGCTCAAGTGCGAGGACGGCCCGATCTGGGATTCGCTGGCGATATCCGAATACATCGCCGAATGCTATCCCGAGGCCTACCTGTGGCCACGTGGCGAGGCTGCGCGGGCGCTGGCCCGTTCGGTCTGTGCGGAGATGCACAGCGGCTTCGTCGCCCTGCGTTCGAACATGCCCATGGACCTGCAGCGGCACCAGCCATTGGCCAAGGTGCCGGCCGAGGTCGAGGCGGACATCGCCCGCATCGTCGAGCTTTGGACGCTGTGTCGCCAGCGCTTCGGCCAGGACGGCCCCTTCCTGTTCGGCCACGCCAGCATCGCCGACGCTTTCTACGCCCCGGTGGCCACGCGCTTCCGTAGCTATGCCGTGGAGCTGCCGCCGCTGGCCAAGGCGTACGTGGACACCATCTACCAATGGGCGGCCTTCCAGCCCTGGCTGAAGGCTGCCCTGGCCGAGCGGCATTGA
- the argJ gene encoding bifunctional glutamate N-acetyltransferase/amino-acid acetyltransferase ArgJ, with amino-acid sequence MAVGLGPISTLHPVPGFELGIASAGIKRPGRKDVVVMRCAEGSTVAGVFTLNAFCAAPVILCKQRFLGPVRYLVTNTGNANAGTGEAGLANASAVCAKLAELVGVDQNQVLPYSTGVIGEPLPVAKIEAALPAALANLGADNWAEAAAGIMTTDTLPKGASRQFQHDGVTVTVTGISKGAGMIKPNMATMLGYIATDAKVAQGVLQDLLRDAANKSFNRITIDGDTSTNDSCTLVATGQAPLPEITQASGALFSALKQAVIEVSMELAQAIVRDGEGATKFVTVQVNGGANHQECLDVGYAVAHSPLIKTALFASDPNWGRILAAVGYAGVPNLDVSKIDVFLDEVCIASRGCRAASYTEDQGARVMAQEEITIRIELGRGDASETIWTTDLSHEYVKINAEYRT; translated from the coding sequence ATGGCTGTCGGTCTCGGCCCGATCTCCACCCTGCACCCGGTCCCCGGCTTCGAACTCGGCATCGCGTCTGCCGGCATCAAGCGCCCAGGCCGCAAGGACGTCGTGGTGATGCGATGTGCCGAAGGCTCAACCGTAGCCGGTGTCTTCACTCTGAACGCCTTCTGTGCCGCGCCGGTGATCCTCTGCAAGCAGCGCTTCCTCGGCCCGGTGCGCTACCTGGTGACCAACACCGGCAACGCCAACGCCGGCACCGGTGAGGCGGGTCTGGCCAACGCTTCGGCGGTGTGCGCCAAGCTCGCCGAGCTGGTCGGTGTCGATCAGAACCAGGTGCTGCCTTACTCCACCGGCGTGATCGGTGAGCCGCTGCCGGTCGCCAAGATCGAAGCCGCCCTGCCGGCTGCCCTGGCCAACCTGGGCGCCGACAACTGGGCCGAAGCAGCCGCCGGCATCATGACCACCGACACCCTGCCCAAGGGCGCCAGCCGCCAGTTCCAGCATGACGGCGTGACCGTCACCGTGACCGGTATCAGCAAGGGCGCCGGCATGATCAAGCCGAACATGGCTACCATGCTCGGTTACATCGCCACCGACGCCAAGGTAGCCCAGGGCGTGCTGCAGGACCTGCTGCGCGATGCGGCGAACAAGTCCTTCAACCGCATCACCATCGATGGCGATACTTCGACCAATGACAGCTGCACGCTTGTCGCCACCGGCCAAGCCCCGCTGCCGGAAATCACCCAGGCCAGCGGTGCGCTGTTCAGCGCCCTGAAGCAAGCTGTGATCGAAGTCTCCATGGAGCTGGCCCAGGCCATCGTCCGTGACGGCGAAGGCGCAACCAAGTTTGTAACCGTGCAGGTCAACGGCGGTGCGAACCACCAGGAGTGCCTGGACGTCGGCTACGCGGTCGCGCATTCGCCGCTGATCAAGACTGCGCTGTTCGCCTCCGATCCGAACTGGGGCCGTATCCTGGCAGCCGTTGGTTACGCCGGCGTGCCCAACCTCGACGTCAGCAAGATCGACGTATTCCTCGACGAAGTGTGCATTGCCAGCCGCGGTTGCCGCGCGGCGAGCTACACCGAGGACCAGGGTGCCCGAGTGATGGCCCAGGAAGAAATCACCATCCGCATCGAGCTGGGCCGCGGCGATGCCAGCGAGACCATCTGGACCACCGACCTGTCCCACGAGTACGTGAAGATCAACGCGGAATACCGCACCTGA
- the secA gene encoding preprotein translocase subunit SecA: MFAPLLKKLFGSKNEREVKRMAKAVQAINALEPQMVALSDEQLKAKTAEFKERLAKGETLDQLLPEAFAVAREAGKRVMGMRHFDVQLIGGMTLHEGKIAEMRTGEGKTLVGTLAVYLNALSGKGVHVVTVNDYLARRDANWMRPLYEFLGLTVGIVTPFQPPEEKRAAYAADITYGTNNEFGFDYLRDNMAFSLDDKFQRELNFAVVDEVDSILIDEARTPLIISGQAEDSSELYIKINKLIPRLKQHIEEVEGQVTQQGHYSIDEKTRQVELNEQGHQYVEEMLGEIGLLGEGESLYSAHNLSLLTHVYAALRAHTLFHRNVEYIVQGDQVLLIDEHTGRTMPGRRLSEGLHQAIEAKEGLPIQAESQTLASTTFQNYFRLYNKLSGMTGTADTEAFEFRQIYGLDVVVIPTHRAIARKDFNDLVYLTQEEKYAAIITDIQQSKALGRPILVGTASIETSEYVSQLLQKAGIEHQVLNAKYHEKEAEIIAQAGAPGAITIATNMAGRGTDILLGGNWEAEIARLENPSDEQIAQIKAEWQKRHQQVIEAGGLHVIASERHESRRIDNQLRGRAGRQGDPGSSRFYLSLEDNLMRIFASDRVKNFMKALGMQSGEAIEHRMVSNAIEKAQRKVEGRNFDIRKQLLEFDDVANEQRKVIYHMRNSLLAAENIGETITEFREEVLNNTISQHIPPQSLPEQWDIAGLEASLYSDFGLKLPIQQWLDDDEKLYEETLREKILAELVAAYNEKEDMAGAEALRTFEKQMLLRVLDDLWKDHLSTMDHLRHGIHLRGYAQKNPKQEYKRESFALFQELLDSIKRDTIRVLSFVQVRREDPAEEEARLRREAEEMAKRMQFQHAAAPSIEQAIASAEEEHPEGQESAQVVNLDPVRNEPKIGRNEPCPCGSGKKYKHCHGQVS; this comes from the coding sequence ATGTTTGCGCCTTTGTTGAAAAAACTCTTTGGAAGCAAGAACGAGCGTGAAGTGAAGCGCATGGCCAAGGCGGTCCAGGCCATCAATGCGCTCGAGCCCCAGATGGTGGCGCTTTCCGATGAGCAACTGAAGGCCAAGACCGCTGAGTTCAAGGAGCGCCTGGCCAAGGGCGAAACCCTCGACCAGCTTCTTCCCGAAGCCTTCGCCGTGGCCCGTGAGGCGGGCAAGCGCGTGATGGGCATGCGCCACTTCGACGTCCAGTTGATCGGCGGCATGACCCTGCACGAAGGCAAGATCGCCGAGATGCGTACCGGTGAGGGTAAGACCCTGGTAGGTACCCTGGCGGTCTACCTGAACGCGCTGTCCGGCAAGGGTGTGCACGTGGTCACCGTGAACGACTACCTGGCTCGCCGTGACGCCAACTGGATGCGTCCACTGTACGAATTCCTCGGCCTCACCGTCGGTATCGTCACCCCGTTCCAGCCGCCGGAAGAAAAGCGTGCCGCCTACGCCGCCGACATCACCTACGGCACCAACAACGAATTCGGTTTCGACTACCTGCGTGACAACATGGCCTTCAGCCTGGACGACAAGTTCCAGCGTGAGCTTAACTTCGCCGTGGTCGACGAGGTGGACTCCATCCTCATCGACGAAGCGCGTACGCCGCTGATCATCTCTGGCCAGGCCGAAGACAGCTCCGAGCTGTATATCAAGATCAACAAGCTGATCCCGCGCCTGAAGCAGCACATCGAGGAAGTCGAAGGCCAGGTGACCCAGCAGGGCCACTACAGCATCGACGAGAAGACCCGCCAGGTCGAACTCAACGAGCAGGGCCACCAGTACGTCGAGGAAATGCTCGGCGAGATCGGCCTGCTGGGCGAGGGCGAGAGCCTGTACTCGGCGCACAACCTCAGCCTGCTGACCCACGTCTACGCAGCACTGCGCGCCCACACCCTGTTCCACCGCAACGTCGAGTACATCGTCCAGGGCGACCAGGTCCTGCTGATCGACGAGCACACCGGCCGTACCATGCCCGGCCGCCGCCTCTCCGAGGGCCTGCACCAGGCCATCGAGGCGAAGGAAGGCCTGCCGATCCAGGCCGAGAGCCAGACCCTGGCCTCGACCACCTTCCAGAACTACTTCCGCCTCTACAACAAGCTGTCCGGCATGACCGGCACCGCTGATACCGAGGCCTTCGAGTTCCGCCAGATCTACGGCCTCGACGTGGTGGTGATCCCGACTCACCGCGCCATCGCCCGTAAGGACTTCAACGACCTGGTCTACCTGACCCAGGAAGAGAAGTACGCCGCCATCATCACCGATATCCAGCAGAGCAAGGCTCTGGGGCGTCCGATCCTGGTCGGTACTGCCTCCATCGAGACGTCCGAGTACGTTTCCCAGCTGCTGCAGAAAGCCGGTATCGAGCACCAGGTGCTCAACGCCAAGTACCACGAAAAGGAAGCCGAGATCATCGCCCAGGCCGGTGCACCGGGTGCGATCACCATCGCCACCAACATGGCCGGCCGTGGTACCGACATCCTCCTGGGTGGCAATTGGGAAGCAGAGATCGCCCGCCTGGAGAACCCCAGCGACGAGCAGATCGCGCAGATCAAGGCCGAGTGGCAGAAGCGCCACCAGCAGGTGATCGAAGCCGGCGGCCTGCATGTGATCGCTTCCGAGCGCCACGAATCCCGCCGTATCGACAACCAGCTGCGTGGCCGTGCCGGTCGCCAGGGCGACCCGGGTTCCAGCCGCTTCTACCTGTCGCTGGAAGATAACCTGATGCGCATCTTCGCCTCCGACCGGGTGAAGAACTTCATGAAGGCCCTGGGCATGCAGTCCGGCGAGGCGATCGAGCACCGCATGGTGAGCAACGCCATCGAGAAGGCCCAGCGCAAGGTCGAAGGCCGCAACTTCGACATCCGCAAGCAATTGCTCGAGTTCGACGACGTCGCCAACGAGCAGCGCAAGGTGATCTACCACATGCGCAACAGCCTGCTGGCGGCAGAGAACATCGGCGAGACCATCACCGAATTCCGCGAGGAAGTGCTGAACAACACCATCAGCCAGCACATCCCGCCGCAGTCGCTGCCCGAGCAGTGGGACATCGCCGGTCTGGAAGCCTCGCTGTACAGCGATTTCGGCCTGAAGCTGCCGATCCAGCAATGGCTCGACGATGACGAGAAGCTCTACGAGGAGACCCTGCGCGAGAAGATCCTCGCCGAGCTGGTCGCCGCCTACAACGAGAAGGAAGACATGGCCGGTGCCGAGGCGCTGCGCACCTTCGAGAAGCAGATGCTGCTGCGCGTGCTCGACGATCTGTGGAAAGACCACCTGTCGACCATGGATCACCTGCGCCACGGCATCCACCTGCGCGGTTATGCGCAGAAGAACCCGAAGCAGGAATACAAGCGCGAATCCTTCGCCCTGTTCCAGGAACTGCTGGATTCGATCAAGCGCGACACCATCCGTGTCCTGTCCTTCGTGCAGGTTCGCCGCGAAGACCCTGCCGAGGAAGAAGCACGTCTGCGCCGCGAAGCCGAGGAAATGGCCAAGCGCATGCAGTTCCAGCACGCCGCCGCGCCCTCGATCGAGCAAGCGATCGCCAGTGCCGAGGAAGAGCATCCGGAAGGCCAGGAAAGCGCTCAGGTCGTGAACCTCGACCCGGTGCGCAACGAGCCGAAGATCGGCCGCAACGAGCCTTGCCCCTGCGGCTCCGGGAAGAAATACAAGCATTGCCACGGCCAGGTGAGCTGA